The proteins below come from a single Tissierella sp. MB52-C2 genomic window:
- a CDS encoding prolyl-tRNA synthetase associated domain-containing protein, which translates to MKLERQRVFDYLSDMNITYDIIEHPAVYTIEEMDNLCIDTNNQVVKNLFVRDDKKKRYFLISVQKDKRVDLKELKTKLNSRPLSFASESALYEILGLDKGSVTPLGVLNDTSCKVEVVLDSDVRYFHHIGIHPNDNTATVWIKPEDLEAVIKKHGNAFSYVEI; encoded by the coding sequence ATGAAATTAGAGAGGCAAAGAGTATTTGATTATTTATCTGATATGAATATAACTTATGATATTATTGAGCATCCTGCTGTTTATACAATAGAGGAAATGGACAATCTGTGTATTGATACCAATAACCAAGTAGTTAAAAACTTATTTGTGCGGGATGATAAAAAGAAAAGATATTTTCTCATATCTGTGCAAAAAGATAAACGAGTTGATTTAAAGGAATTAAAGACAAAACTAAATAGTAGACCTCTAAGCTTTGCATCTGAGAGTGCATTATATGAAATTTTAGGATTGGACAAAGGTTCTGTCACACCACTTGGTGTATTAAATGATACAAGTTGCAAAGTTGAAGTTGTATTAGACAGCGATGTTCGGTATTTTCATCATATCGGTATTCATCCTAACGACAATACAGCAACAGTTTGGATAAAGCCTGAAGATTTGGAAGCAGTAATAAAAAAGCATGGGAATGCATTTTCCTATGTAGAAATCTAA
- a CDS encoding GNAT family N-acetyltransferase, translating into MLNILNKLELMEMQAKTLFTHDNNNFIRNINDLDGAPAPRFFFGRTPDGNVLRFRYDLPQVIIRKLTRLVTEEPINNNLSRNTVILEKIKGILQEHKEAQKIYEGPAYKIPRGITFPSDVIKITNDNVHLLKNSFGYMISELQFWEPCFVKFVNENVASICFSSRIADASHEAGVETISDFRGKGFAADVVAAWAADIYKINRIPTYSTSWDNAASQSVANKLKCELYGIDLSIY; encoded by the coding sequence ATGTTAAATATACTAAATAAGCTAGAACTTATGGAGATGCAGGCTAAGACTCTCTTTACACATGATAATAATAATTTTATTAGAAATATAAATGATTTAGACGGTGCCCCTGCACCACGTTTCTTCTTTGGTCGTACACCTGATGGCAATGTGCTGCGCTTTCGTTACGATTTACCACAAGTCATAATAAGAAAACTTACAAGATTGGTCACTGAAGAGCCCATAAATAATAATTTATCAAGAAACACAGTTATTTTAGAAAAAATAAAAGGGATCCTTCAAGAACACAAGGAGGCTCAGAAAATTTACGAAGGTCCTGCATATAAAATACCGAGAGGAATAACTTTTCCAAGTGATGTAATAAAAATAACTAATGATAATGTACACCTTTTAAAGAATAGCTTTGGCTATATGATATCTGAATTACAATTTTGGGAACCATGCTTTGTAAAGTTTGTTAATGAAAATGTTGCGTCTATATGCTTCAGTTCACGTATTGCTGATGCGTCTCACGAGGCTGGCGTTGAAACTATTTCTGACTTTCGTGGAAAAGGATTTGCTGCTGATGTGGTTGCAGCCTGGGCAGCAGATATTTATAAAATAAATCGAATCCCTACTTATAGTACCTCATGGGATAATGCTGCATCACAATCTGTAGCAAACAAGCTAAAATGTGAATTATACGGTATCGACCTTTCTATCTATTAG